The Heptranchias perlo isolate sHepPer1 chromosome 17, sHepPer1.hap1, whole genome shotgun sequence genome has a segment encoding these proteins:
- the vhl gene encoding von Hippel-Lindau disease tumor suppressor isoform X2, producing the protein MPENVNPDAAVALGRLRSYHSLQRSFVTFCNCTGRSVRPVWINYRGEPEPYAKMAAQSGRRMNTFLGHPWMFRDAVSDDRLLVNGHEVFVPPPGQFNEIGQPRYIVVNITIPEARPTRMEESTCALPCAQHERGISNIHNWPWLGG; encoded by the exons ATGCCGGAGAACGTGAACCCAGATGCGGCCGTTGCCCTCGGCCGGCTCCGCTCCTACCACAGCCTGCAGCGTTCCTTCGTCACCTTCTGTAACTGCACGGGCCGCAGCGTTCGGCCCGTCTGGATCAACTACCGCGGGGAGCCCGAGCCTTACGCCAAGATGGCGGCGCAGAGCGGCCGCAGGATGAACACcttcctgg GTCACCCGTGGATGTTTCGCGATGCAGTTTCTGATGACCGGCTCCTCGTCAACGGGCACGAGGTCTTTGTACCACCCCCTGGGCAGTTTAATGAAATTGGACAGCCTCGTTACATCGTGGTTAACATCACCATTCCAG AAGCGAGGCCCACGAGGATGGAAGAATCAACGTGTGCATTACCCTGTGCTCAGCACGAGAGGGGCATCAGCAACATACATAACTggccgtggctcggtgggtag
- the vhl gene encoding von Hippel-Lindau disease tumor suppressor isoform X1, giving the protein MPENVNPDAAVALGRLRSYHSLQRSFVTFCNCTGRSVRPVWINYRGEPEPYAKMAAQSGRRMNTFLGHPWMFRDAVSDDRLLVNGHEVFVPPPGQFNEIGQPRYIVVNITIPVYTLKERCLQVVRSLVKREDYRNLEIVGSLYDDLEDQPQVLKDLQRLQQQLAETEETLEAD; this is encoded by the exons ATGCCGGAGAACGTGAACCCAGATGCGGCCGTTGCCCTCGGCCGGCTCCGCTCCTACCACAGCCTGCAGCGTTCCTTCGTCACCTTCTGTAACTGCACGGGCCGCAGCGTTCGGCCCGTCTGGATCAACTACCGCGGGGAGCCCGAGCCTTACGCCAAGATGGCGGCGCAGAGCGGCCGCAGGATGAACACcttcctgg GTCACCCGTGGATGTTTCGCGATGCAGTTTCTGATGACCGGCTCCTCGTCAACGGGCACGAGGTCTTTGTACCACCCCCTGGGCAGTTTAATGAAATTGGACAGCCTCGTTACATCGTGGTTAACATCACCATTCCAG TTTATACACTAAAGGAGAGGTGCCTGCAAGTGGTCCGGAGCCTTGTGAAGCGAGAGGATTACAGGAACCTGGAGATCGTCGGATCGCTTTATGATGACCTGGAGGATCAGCCGCAGGTCCTGAAGGATCTTCAGCGACTTCAGCAGCAGCTGGCTGAAACGGAGGAGACTTTAGAAGCTGACTAA